A part of Trichocoleus sp. FACHB-46 genomic DNA contains:
- a CDS encoding Photosystem I reaction center subunit III yields the protein MQRLFALVLIVCLWLGMAPPASADVAGLVPCGETPAFQQRLNNTVRSQEARLQKYDPNSDSAAIIKGRIDRARERFARYEGMLCGPEGLPRLITDGRPSHWGDFQYPGLLFLYLAGWLGWSGRSYIRTVKKSEYPEYSEIQINVPLAIQCFIGGLLWPLAAIKELISGELVEKEENIPVSPR from the coding sequence ATGCAACGACTGTTTGCTTTAGTTCTCATTGTTTGCCTCTGGCTAGGCATGGCCCCCCCTGCCTCAGCAGATGTAGCTGGGTTAGTTCCCTGCGGTGAGACTCCTGCTTTTCAGCAACGTCTAAATAACACTGTGAGAAGCCAAGAGGCTCGCTTACAAAAATATGATCCCAACAGCGATTCTGCTGCAATTATCAAAGGCAGAATTGATCGGGCTCGGGAACGGTTTGCACGCTATGAAGGGATGCTTTGCGGCCCTGAAGGTCTGCCCCGTTTAATCACCGATGGTCGCCCTAGCCACTGGGGTGATTTCCAATATCCTGGGCTGCTTTTCTTGTATCTAGCTGGCTGGTTAGGTTGGTCTGGCCGTAGCTATATCAGGACTGTGAAAAAGAGCGAATATCCAGAATACAGCGAAATTCAAATCAATGTACCTCTGGCGATTCAATGCTTTATTGGTGGGTTGCTGTGGCCTTTGGCAGCAATAAAAGAATTGATCAGCGGAGAGCTAGTTGAAAAAGAGGAAAACATCCCTGTTTCTCCTCGTTAA
- a CDS encoding Photosystem I reaction center subunit IX (Enables the organization of the psaE and psaF subunits), with amino-acid sequence MNDFVKYLSNAPVLAVLFVSGALTAFILINKTFPDGLFLSP; translated from the coding sequence ATGAACGATTTTGTCAAGTATCTGTCTAATGCTCCTGTGTTAGCAGTGTTGTTTGTGAGTGGTGCCCTGACAGCGTTTATTCTGATCAATAAAACGTTTCCAGACGGTCTTTTTCTGTCTCCTTAG
- a CDS encoding photosystem I reaction center subunit XI, whose protein sequence is MVPVDAIDRSKDRLGDPRNREVVRPAGGDPQTGNLETPINASGFTEAFINNLPAYRRGLSPLRRGLEVGMAHGYWLIGPFAKLGPLRDTDVANLAGLLSTVGLVVISTIALSLYANSCPPDPTKTITTPNPPAALTTAEGWNEYASGFLIGGIGGAAFAYALLANIQLLQNLF, encoded by the coding sequence ATGGTACCCGTAGACGCGATAGATAGATCAAAAGATCGCTTAGGCGATCCGAGAAACCGGGAAGTCGTTCGTCCAGCAGGCGGCGACCCTCAAACTGGTAATTTGGAAACCCCAATTAACGCCTCAGGTTTCACAGAAGCTTTCATTAATAACCTACCTGCTTATCGCCGTGGTCTTTCTCCATTACGGCGTGGTCTAGAAGTGGGGATGGCTCATGGTTACTGGCTCATTGGCCCCTTTGCCAAGCTAGGCCCCTTGAGAGATACAGATGTGGCAAACTTAGCTGGTTTGCTGTCCACAGTTGGCTTAGTTGTTATCTCAACTATTGCCCTATCCTTGTACGCAAACAGCTGCCCTCCTGATCCAACCAAAACCATTACTACTCCAAATCCTCCAGCGGCTTTGACTACCGCAGAAGGATGGAATGAGTATGCTAGTGGCTTCCTAATTGGTGGAATTGGCGGAGCAGCTTTTGCTTACGCCTTACTCGCCAATATCCAGCTGCTACAAAATCTGTTCTAG